The following are encoded in a window of Primulina eburnea isolate SZY01 chromosome 4, ASM2296580v1, whole genome shotgun sequence genomic DNA:
- the LOC140830610 gene encoding protein argonaute 7-like, which yields MEDEESNGTTRSFSGNRSAHAYHYHHQLLQSSNRLAYGYGFGFGFGYQNMYQTYPALLPLPPAIPLHLTITPPFLQNHSFESKTHFRKSSSEENNPRIATSSDSHVREFSVSQAEIEIQKKICLPFEKRNGRKITDAKPKALAVARRPDSGGVEGRVVSLLANHFLVQFDPAQEIFHYDVEISPNPSKEISRMIKRKLVEENSARLSGALPVYDGGRTIYSPVEFQDDRLEFYVSLPISDGKPVLMCVESMNPQENMRHKIFRVSMKLVSKVDGESLSSYLSKGDDITPLPQEYIHALDVALRESPTEKCIAAGRSFYTSLIVGEKEIGGGAVALGGFFQSLRPTQQGLALNVDFSVTAFHESIGVIPYLQKRINFMHDIFQNKAKSLTNEERKEVEKTMKNIRVFVRHRETVQRYRVYSLTEEVTENLSFLDRDGTKLRIVSYFKDHYDYDVQYRNLPCLQISRRKACYLPMELCVICEGQKFFGKLSDDQTVKVLKMGCQKPRERKKIITGVMEGSFGPTSGDHEKEFKLKVSKEMTRLTGRILQPPKLRLGNGGHVRNLTPSRHDRQWNLLDSHVFEGTRVERWAIVSFGGTSDQKSCIPKFINQLSQRCENLGILLHKNTVVSPIFESMHVLGNARLLESKLKKIHKAAFNNLQLLICVMERKHKGYADLKRIAETSIGVVSQCCLYSNIGKLSSQFLANLALKINAKVGGCTVALYNTLPSQIPRLFRQDNPVIFMGADVTHPHPLDDFSPSVAAVVGSVNWPSANKYVSRMRSQTHRQEIIQDLSTMVGEILDDFYEELSKLPQRIIFFRDGVSETQFEKVLHEELEAIRNACSRFPSYNPPITFAVVQKRHHTRLFPYDQTDPPFTENHFSDENIHPGTVVDTVITHPKAFDFYLCSHWGVKGTSRPIHYHILWDENEFTSDEMQKLVYNLCYTFVRCTKPISLVPPAYYAHLAAYRGRLYLEHSDSNASTPTSTVSRTSPAKTTPLPKLAENIRKLMFYC from the exons ATGGAAGACGAAGAGTCAAATGGCACCACAAGGAGTTTTTCAGGAAATCGAAGTGCTCATGCCTACCATTATCATCACCAATTGTTGCAGAGTTCTAACAGGCTTGCTTATGGTTATGGCTTTGGCTTTGGTTTTGGTTATCAGAATATGTACCAAACTTATCCGGCTTTGCTTCCTCTGCCTCCGGCTATACCTCTTCATCTTACAATAACACCTCCTTTTCTTCAAAACCACAGCTTTGAATCAAAAACCCACTTTCGGAAATCCTCGTCGGAGGAAAATAATCCTCGTATCGCCACTTCTTCTGATTCCCATGTTCGAGAGTTCTCGGTTTCTCAAG CTGAAATTGAGATCCAGAAGAAAATTTGTCTGCCCTTTGAAAAGAGAAATGGAAGAAAGATTACGGACGCCAAGCCAAAAGCATTGGCTGTTGCAAGAAGGCCGGATTCCGGCGGGGTGGAAGGGAGGGTTGTTAGCCTCCTTGCTAATCATTTCTTAGTCCAATTCGATCCAGCACAAGAAATTTTTCATTACGATGTTGAAATATCTCCGAATCCCTCAAAGGAAATTTCGAGAATGATCAAGCGAAAACTCGTTGAGGAGAATTCAGCGAGACTATCTGGTGCTCTTCCGGTCTATGATGGTGGAAGGACTATCTATAGCCCTGTAGAATTCCAAGATGACAGGCTTGAGTTTTATGTTAGCCTCCCTATATCTGATGGTAAACCGGTTTTAATGTGTGTAGAATCGATGAATCCGCAAGAAAATATGCGACATAAGATTTTTCGAGTTAGTATGAAGCTCGTCTCAAAGGTTGATGGTGAATCCTTAAGTAGCTATTTGAGTAAAGGAGATGATATCACTCCCCTTCCCCAAGAGTATATCCATGCATTGGATGTCGCATTGCGGGAGAGTCCAACAGAAAAGTGTATAGCGGCAGGGAGGTCATTTTACACGAGTTTGATCGTTGGGGAAAAAGAAATAGGGGGTGGAGCCGTTGCACTTGGGGGATTCTTCCAGAGCTTAAGGCCAACACAACAAGGCCTTGCTCTGAATGTTGATTTCTCGGTGACAGCTTTTCATGAAAGTATCGGTGTGATCCCTTATTTGCAAAAGCGCATcaattttatgcatgatatCTTTCAAAACAAGGCCAAAAGTTTGACGAACGAAGAGAGGAAAGAAGTGGAGAAAACAATGAAGAACATTAGGGTCTTTGTTCGCCATAGAGAAACCGTTCAAAGATACCGAGTTTATAGCTTAACCGAAGAAGTTACTGAAAATCTATCTTTTCTTGATAGAGATGGGACGAAACTACGGATTGTTAGCTATTTCAAGGATCACTATGATTATGATGTGCAGTATCGAAATTTGCCTTGCTTGCAGATTAGTAGGAGGAAAGCATGTTATCTTCCCATGGAGCTTTGTGTGATTTGTGAAGGGCAGAAGTTTTTTGGTAAACTCTCTGATGATCAGACCGTGAAAGTGCTTAAAATGGGTTGTCAAAAACCTCGAGAACGCAAGAAAATCATCACCGGTGTTATGGAAGGATCATTCGGCCCAACTAG TGGCGATCATGAAAAAGAATTTAAACTCAAAGTTTCGAAAGAAATGACACGATTGACCGGTAGAATTCTTCAACCTCCCAAACTTAGGCTTGGAAACGGTGGTCATGTAAGAAACCTGACTCCTTCACGTCATGATCGACAGTGGAATCTTTTGGATAGCCATGTCTTTGAGGGTACTCGAGTTGAGCGGTGGGCGATTGTAAGTTTTGGTGGCACCTCAGATCAAAAGTCTTGCATTCCAAAATTCATAAACCAGCTGTCTCAAAGATGTGAAAATTTGGGCATTTTGCTCCACAAAAACACAGTTGTGAGTCCAATCTTCGAGTCAATGCACGTCCTTGGAAATGCAAGGCTTTTGGAATCTAAACTCAAGAAAATTCATAAAGCTGCcttcaacaatcttcaactaCTTATCTGTGTTATGGAGAGGAAACACAAAGGATATGCTGATTTGAAGCGAATTGCTGAAACAAGTATAGGAGTTGTTAGCCAGTGCTGTTTATACTCGAATATTGGCAAGCTAAGTTCACAGTTTCTTGCGAACTTGGCTCTTAAGATAAATGCCAAAGTTGGGGGATGCACTGTTGCACTTTACAACACATTACCTTCTCAAATCCCAAGGCTCTTCAGGCAAGACAATCCGGTGATCTTTATGGGCGCGGATGTGACACATCCCCATCCATTAGACGATTTTAGTCCCTCAGTTGCTGCTGTTGTTGGAAGCGTCAATTGGCCTTCGGCAAACAAGTATGTTTCAAGAATGAGGTCCCAAACACATCGGCAAGAGATTATTCAAGACCTTAGCACAATGGTAGGGGAAATATTAGATGATTTTTACGAAGAACTCTCAAAACTTCCACAAAGAATCATCTTTTTTCGAGATGGGGTTAGTGAAACACAATTCGAAAAAGTTTTGCATGAAGAATTAGAAGCCATTCGAAATGCTTGTTCAAGATTCCCTAGTTATAACCCTCCAATCACTTTCGCAGTAGTGCAGAAACGGCACCATACTAGGCTATTCCCTTACGATCAAACCGATCCACCTTTCACAGAGAATCACTTCTCGGATGAAAATATACATCCTGGAACCGTGGTGGATACAGTGATAACTCATCCAAAAGCATTCGACTTCTACCTCTGTAGCCACTGGGGTGTAAAGGGTACGAGTCGGCCCATTCATTACCACATTTTGTGGGATGAAAATGAGTTCACATCCGATGAGATGCAGAAGCTGGTTTACAATCTTTGCTACACGTTTGTGAGGTGCACCAAGCCTATTTCTTTGGTCCCTCCTGCATATTATGCTCATCTTGCTGCCTACAGAGGCCGGTTATATCTTGAGCACTCGGATTCAAATGCCTCAACCCCAACATCCACTGTTTCTAGGACATCGCCGGCTAAGACAACACCTTTGCCCAAACTTGCTGAGAATATTAGGAAGCTAATGTTTTACTGCTGA
- the LOC140829691 gene encoding transmembrane emp24 domain-containing protein p24delta9-like, translating to MHIQIQIQTQKRSLFLVLILGFCILVESIRFDLESGHTKCIAEDIKSNSMTVGKYHVVNPSEGNPLPDSHKITVRVTSSYGNSYHYSDHVHEGNFAFQATEAGEYMACFFAADNKPSTTITIDFDWKSGIAAKDWTNVAKKGSVESMELELKKMFDTVQSIHDEMFFLREREEEMQELNRSTNSKMAWLSILSLFVCLSVAGLQLWHLKSFFEKKKLI from the exons ATGCatattcaaattcaaattcaaaCCCAAAAAAGGAGTCTTTTCCTAGTTTTGATTTTGGGTTTCTGCATTTTGGTCGAATCGATACGATTCGATCTGGAGTCGGGTCACACCAAATGTATAGCCGAGGATATCAAGAGCAATTCCATGACTGTTGGAAAGTATCATGTTGTGAATCCCAGTGAGGGCAACCCTTTGCCTGATTCTCACAAAATTACCGTCCGG GTAACGTCATCATATGGCAATAGCTATCACTATTCAGACCATGTCCACGAAGGTAATTTTGCATTTCAAGCTACAGAGGCAGGCGAGTACATGGCTTGCTTTTTTGCTGCTGATAACAAACCATCAACTACCATCACCATTGACTTTGATTGGAAATCTGGTATCGCCGCCAAGGATTGGACAAATGTAGCCAAGAAAGGTTCTGTTGAA TCGATGGaattagagttgaagaaaatgtTTGATACTGTCCAATCCATCCACGATGAGATGTTTTTTCTACGTGAAAG AGAAGAAGAGATGCAGGAACTCAACAGATCTACAAACTCAAAAATGGCTTGGTTGAGCATTCTCTCGCTTTTCGTTTGCTTATCTGTAGCAGGGCTGCAGCTATGGCATTTGAAATCCTTCTTTGAGAAAAAGAAGCTAATTTGA